In Candidatus Epulonipiscium viviparus, one DNA window encodes the following:
- a CDS encoding Bax inhibitor-1/YccA family membrane protein produces the protein MRSNPMIKKGLEGNLVGTGEAMSIAGARNKSLAFISLTCIFALITFVALSIGSVPNFGLANILGVSSGIVGFILLIAMVFKPHLSSTIGSFYAIFEGVFVGAITLRFSYFFDGVVPKAALLTLLAIAFTLLLYKEKPDLAGKIRMGVIILTMTICAASIMGLIFFFLGWGNVLMGNGLISIGFSILTVIVAIANLMLDYDNIVVGARHGLPKYMESFFAVGLLVTVVWVYVEMLSLLAKLASRE, from the coding sequence ATGCGATCTAATCCAATGATTAAAAAAGGTTTAGAGGGCAACTTGGTTGGTACTGGCGAAGCAATGAGTATTGCAGGCGCACGAAATAAATCTTTAGCTTTCATCAGTCTAACTTGTATCTTTGCTTTAATAACCTTTGTTGCATTATCTATTGGTAGTGTTCCAAACTTTGGTCTTGCAAATATACTTGGTGTTTCAAGTGGAATAGTTGGTTTTATTCTTCTTATCGCTATGGTATTTAAACCGCATTTATCAAGCACTATAGGTTCTTTTTATGCTATTTTCGAAGGTGTATTTGTTGGAGCAATAACTTTACGATTTAGTTATTTTTTTGATGGCGTAGTTCCAAAAGCTGCATTACTTACTTTACTTGCCATAGCTTTCACGCTTTTATTATACAAAGAAAAACCTGACCTTGCTGGCAAAATTAGAATGGGTGTTATCATTTTAACCATGACAATCTGCGCCGCAAGCATTATGGGACTTATATTTTTCTTCTTAGGCTGGGGCAATGTTCTAATGGGTAACGGCTTAATTTCTATTGGCTTTAGTATATTAACAGTAATTGTTGCAATAGCAAATTTAATGCTCGACTATGATAATATCGTTGTTGGTGCGCGTCACGGACTTCCAAAATATATGGAATCTTTCTTTGCGGTAGGTCTTTTGGTAACAGTAGTTTGGGTATATGTAGAAATGCTTAGTCTACTTGCTAAACTTGCTTCTCGAGAATAA
- a CDS encoding sensor histidine kinase — MITIRKKFSRPIIILIILIPLSILVLFNLTVSYYAQTAAENELLHIAQDAASKLSKMASSNQPLFKVGPSSSSMELIIYNRQGNVSKFSAIPETSFVTSEIAQLAYTATADLPIGEIGKFNHNGHDYYFVELDIQPQMLRDKAIYVSESYFLDDFVFAINLLLLIISVIVTIIATFISTRITTSIASPIEYITKCVESIKYDEILHLNIQNDAIEFQKLSLEINKMSKRIYDAHNSQKMFLNNASHELRTPLMSIRGYADGIEMGIFADTKSTAHIISEETQKLTTLIDGLLTLGRIENFNDADSLVSINLNNYLSDLVNTYNGYALSKNITINNLVTTDVSVRGNDELLRAVFGNIISNGLRYAKTTIDISATVSDTTATIFIKNDGEKITNQDKIFERFSKGKNGNFGLGLSIAKTSIEKLNGHIRAYNDQGVIFEITIPTT; from the coding sequence ATGATAACTATTCGAAAAAAGTTTTCGCGTCCTATCATTATTCTAATTATACTTATTCCTTTATCCATACTCGTACTTTTTAACCTAACCGTTTCTTATTACGCTCAAACCGCAGCTGAAAACGAATTACTTCATATTGCCCAAGATGCGGCGTCTAAGTTATCTAAAATGGCCAGTAGCAATCAGCCACTGTTTAAAGTTGGCCCCAGCTCCAGCTCTATGGAACTTATCATTTACAACAGACAAGGTAATGTCTCTAAGTTTTCTGCTATTCCCGAGACTAGTTTTGTAACTTCAGAGATCGCACAACTAGCTTATACCGCTACTGCAGATTTGCCCATCGGAGAAATAGGTAAATTTAACCATAATGGTCACGATTATTACTTTGTAGAGTTAGACATACAACCTCAAATGTTACGAGATAAAGCCATTTATGTTTCAGAGAGCTATTTTTTAGATGATTTTGTATTTGCTATAAATTTGCTATTGCTTATCATTTCAGTAATCGTAACTATTATCGCTACTTTCATCTCCACTAGAATTACAACTTCTATTGCGTCGCCTATTGAATATATTACTAAATGTGTTGAATCTATAAAATATGACGAAATATTACATCTTAATATTCAAAATGATGCTATCGAATTTCAAAAATTGAGTCTTGAAATAAACAAGATGAGCAAACGCATTTATGATGCCCATAATTCGCAAAAGATGTTTCTAAACAATGCATCTCATGAATTGCGCACCCCCCTAATGAGTATCAGAGGATATGCAGATGGCATCGAAATGGGTATATTTGCAGACACAAAATCTACGGCTCACATTATTTCTGAGGAAACTCAAAAACTTACTACTCTGATCGATGGACTTCTCACCCTGGGGCGCATCGAAAATTTCAACGATGCCGACTCACTTGTAAGTATCAATCTAAACAATTATTTAAGCGATTTGGTTAATACATATAACGGCTATGCATTATCCAAAAACATTACTATTAATAATCTTGTCACTACTGATGTTTCGGTTAGAGGCAATGACGAATTGCTACGCGCTGTATTTGGGAATATTATTTCAAATGGGCTTCGTTACGCAAAAACTACAATAGACATTTCTGCAACTGTCTCAGATACTACTGCCACTATTTTTATCAAAAATGATGGAGAAAAGATCACTAATCAAGATAAGATTTTTGAACGGTTTTCAAAGGGAAAAAACGGAAATTTTGGACTGGGGCTTTCTATTGCAAAGACTTCTATAGAAAAATTGAACGGACACATTCGAGCTTATAACGATCAGGGCGTAATATTTGAGATAACCATACCAACTACTTAG
- a CDS encoding YcdB/YcdC domain-containing protein: MKKMYVLLLACLSATCVSAAPMMTEYEAITYVEDMFNLPKGYSLKKNVITPLAALPYYSFEFSANTAKINVDVEQSGSILEYNNENVPVSGPTIFSYEQCKNAAQLALNVFAADYKNDLVLVDQQFNPSENSYTFFFVKQYNGIPVLEEKISVSISMITGEVARFEGIDTYLGAYLKETNEISAEDAMAIYKENVNVGVFYKVEQNVAVPMFGVLPSGTVGVSPSSAEVIELTDAGVPADVGLRYGYEQSIIFAKRYIETVYGYTNIELLEAETRYLNGNYHLTFLRTENGLPVINNFITITISADTGVTQDHQVVWDNNIMFQNIGYLLSPAYIDNLTQAFMEASEFGLYYINISEMKRVPVYTTNSSEVFINPVNGSVLVNGAQ, translated from the coding sequence ATGAAGAAAATGTATGTTTTGTTATTGGCATGTTTATCTGCTACCTGTGTTTCAGCTGCTCCGATGATGACCGAGTATGAAGCAATTACTTATGTAGAAGATATGTTTAATTTGCCAAAGGGGTATAGTTTGAAAAAAAATGTAATAACCCCACTTGCAGCATTGCCATATTATAGCTTTGAGTTTAGTGCCAATACAGCAAAAATAAATGTTGATGTCGAACAAAGTGGAAGCATCCTGGAGTATAATAATGAAAATGTTCCAGTATCAGGACCTACAATCTTTTCGTATGAGCAATGTAAAAATGCGGCACAGTTGGCACTAAATGTTTTTGCAGCTGACTATAAAAATGATTTGGTGCTGGTCGATCAACAATTTAATCCTTCAGAAAATTCATACACATTTTTCTTTGTGAAACAGTATAATGGCATTCCGGTATTAGAAGAAAAAATATCGGTTAGTATTAGTATGATAACAGGAGAGGTGGCGCGATTTGAAGGCATAGATACATATTTGGGAGCGTATCTAAAGGAAACAAATGAAATTTCTGCAGAAGATGCGATGGCGATATACAAGGAAAATGTAAACGTGGGTGTATTTTATAAAGTGGAGCAAAATGTAGCGGTGCCGATGTTTGGAGTTTTGCCGTCGGGAACAGTTGGGGTTTCGCCGTCTTCTGCGGAGGTGATAGAGTTGACAGACGCGGGAGTTCCTGCAGATGTTGGGTTGAGATATGGATATGAGCAGAGCATCATATTTGCTAAAAGATATATAGAAACTGTCTATGGATATACAAATATCGAATTGCTAGAAGCGGAAACGCGTTATCTAAATGGAAACTACCATCTGACGTTTTTGCGTACCGAAAATGGATTACCAGTAATTAACAATTTTATCACAATTACAATATCAGCAGATACAGGGGTAACGCAAGATCATCAAGTAGTATGGGACAATAATATAATGTTTCAAAATATCGGATATTTATTGTCTCCAGCATACATTGATAATTTGACCCAAGCGTTTATGGAAGCCAGCGAATTTGGTTTGTATTATATTAATATATCAGAAATGAAGCGTGTTCCAGTATATACAACAAACTCGTCAGAAGTATTCATTAATCCTGTAAATGGATCGGTGTTAGTTAACGGGGCGCAATAA
- a CDS encoding response regulator transcription factor, whose translation MKIYIADDEKNIRDIICSFLKSSGYDVLSFDNGDSLVSAFQTNPADMVILDVMMPGTDGISICHSIRQKSNVPIVIVSAKDTELDRITGITMGADDYLIKPFAPMELVVRVNSIFRRMSFNAATTNILNFGNITIDIALRTCSYSGHKLDLTPTEFVFMAYMFEHSDKAVSRDELLKNVWKFDYDVDTKACDDLIRRLRKKLVKTSVRIVSVWGYGFKLETEE comes from the coding sequence ATGAAAATTTATATTGCAGATGACGAGAAAAATATTAGAGATATTATTTGTAGCTTCCTTAAAAGCAGTGGCTACGATGTTCTTTCTTTTGATAACGGAGATTCTTTGGTTTCCGCATTCCAAACCAACCCTGCCGATATGGTTATTTTAGATGTTATGATGCCCGGCACTGATGGTATTTCGATTTGTCACTCCATTCGCCAAAAAAGCAATGTTCCTATTGTTATTGTTTCTGCAAAAGATACAGAGCTAGATAGAATTACCGGCATTACTATGGGTGCTGACGACTATCTCATTAAGCCTTTTGCCCCTATGGAACTGGTTGTGCGTGTTAACTCTATTTTTCGGCGTATGTCTTTTAATGCAGCGACAACAAATATTCTTAATTTTGGAAATATAACTATTGACATTGCATTGCGTACCTGTTCTTATTCTGGGCACAAGCTGGATCTGACACCTACTGAATTTGTCTTTATGGCTTATATGTTTGAGCATAGCGACAAAGCTGTTTCTAGGGATGAGCTGCTTAAAAATGTTTGGAAATTTGATTATGATGTTGATACTAAGGCCTGTGACGATCTCATACGTCGGCTTCGCAAAAAATTGGTTAAAACTTCTGTTAGAATTGTATCTGTTTGGGGATATGGTTTTAAATTAGAAACAGAGGAGTAG
- a CDS encoding rhomboid family intramembrane serine protease: MKLKISFNSPVILIFTFICAAALGLNILTGGRTNHFLFSTYHSSMTDPLAYIRIIAHVFGHANWDHFLGNITLILIVGPLLEEKYGSSEILGVILVTAIITGVVNNMMFPGVRLLGASGVAFSLILLSSFTSIKNGEIPMTFILVALIYILGEVISAATISDNVSNITHIIGGTTGAVLGFLLRPVN, translated from the coding sequence ATGAAACTAAAGATTTCTTTTAATTCACCCGTAATTTTAATTTTTACATTCATTTGTGCTGCCGCTCTCGGTTTAAACATCTTAACTGGCGGTCGAACAAATCATTTTTTGTTCAGTACATATCACTCTTCTATGACTGATCCTTTAGCATATATTAGAATTATAGCCCATGTTTTTGGACACGCCAACTGGGACCATTTTTTAGGAAACATAACGCTTATATTGATAGTCGGTCCATTACTAGAAGAAAAATATGGCTCCTCAGAAATCTTAGGCGTCATCTTGGTAACTGCTATCATTACAGGAGTCGTTAACAACATGATGTTTCCTGGGGTGAGGCTTCTGGGAGCTAGTGGCGTTGCATTTTCACTTATTTTATTGTCATCATTCACTAGCATCAAAAATGGCGAAATCCCTATGACTTTTATACTCGTTGCGTTAATTTATATATTGGGAGAAGTCATCAGCGCTGCCACCATCAGTGATAACGTATCCAATATTACTCATATAATCGGCGGAACTACAGGTGCCGTTCTTGGCTTCTTATTGCGCCCCGTTAACTAA
- a CDS encoding anaerobic sulfatase maturase, with translation MLNVMMKPSSSACNMRCDYCFYFDEAEKRTQQSFGMMSEQTLKNIIRRTMLKANYSVSYAYQGGEPTLRGLDFFRKALEYQKQYNKKGIQVHNALQTNGFNLNEEWCKFFVENDFLIGVSIDGTQQIHDTYRHDPSGQNTYERILQTTKMFDQYNVQYNILTVVNKLVAKNIKEIYKAYEKNGWHYQQYIACLDPLEEERSQNEYSLTPQEFGQFMIDLFDLWYADFLQGKQPYIRQFENYVAILNGYPAESCDMRGTCGIQTVVEADGSVYPCDFYMLDEYRIGNFNTDQLETINANRSKIEFLEKSIKLSDKCKACQYLSICRGGCMRNRDMVGESYHNYLCEGYEMFFDAVLPRMRDIKVPNQF, from the coding sequence ATGTTAAACGTTATGATGAAACCTTCTTCAAGTGCTTGTAACATGAGATGCGACTACTGCTTCTACTTTGATGAGGCAGAGAAAAGAACACAGCAGTCTTTTGGAATGATGAGTGAGCAAACCCTCAAAAATATCATTAGGCGTACCATGCTTAAGGCCAATTATTCTGTTAGCTACGCATATCAAGGAGGCGAACCCACTCTTAGAGGTTTAGACTTTTTTCGGAAAGCTCTCGAATATCAAAAACAATACAATAAAAAAGGAATCCAAGTTCACAACGCTCTGCAAACTAATGGCTTTAACCTCAACGAAGAGTGGTGTAAATTTTTCGTAGAAAATGACTTTTTAATCGGGGTTTCCATAGATGGCACTCAGCAAATTCACGACACATATCGTCACGATCCATCTGGCCAAAATACCTACGAACGCATTTTGCAAACCACCAAAATGTTTGATCAATATAATGTACAATATAATATCCTAACCGTTGTCAACAAACTTGTTGCAAAAAATATAAAAGAAATTTACAAAGCTTATGAAAAAAATGGCTGGCATTATCAACAATATATCGCCTGCCTAGATCCTCTCGAAGAAGAACGCTCTCAAAATGAATATTCACTTACACCGCAAGAGTTTGGCCAATTTATGATAGATTTATTTGATCTGTGGTATGCAGACTTTTTGCAAGGAAAGCAACCGTATATTAGGCAGTTCGAAAATTATGTTGCAATCCTCAATGGCTACCCAGCAGAATCCTGCGATATGAGGGGTACCTGCGGAATACAAACAGTTGTCGAAGCCGATGGGTCGGTCTATCCTTGCGACTTCTATATGCTAGACGAATACCGCATTGGCAACTTCAACACCGATCAATTAGAAACTATCAATGCAAACAGAAGCAAAATCGAATTTCTCGAAAAATCTATCAAACTAAGCGACAAATGCAAAGCCTGCCAATACCTATCTATTTGCCGCGGTGGCTGCATGAGAAACAGAGATATGGTAGGCGAGAGCTATCATAACTATCTATGCGAAGGGTATGAGATGTTCTTTGATGCCGTGCTACCAAGAATGCGAGATATCAAAGTTCCAAACCAATTTTAA
- a CDS encoding bifunctional folylpolyglutamate synthase/dihydrofolate synthase translates to MNINETYEFLDTLAMFGQKSGHEAFLKLLAKIDNPHQNLKIVHVAGTNGKGSTSAMISNILVKAGFKTGLFISPFVLEFRERIQLNGAMISEDDLCMCATIVKDNMAETRYGYFEVVTAIAFLYYKMKGCDVVVLEVGLGGRLDSTNVIAAPLVTVIMSIGLDHTAILGNTIEAIAAEKAGIIKGGVAVVYPLLDAAALAVIEKKCIATDTKLIVPNLHTLKIAEDNFYRKFVYKDMEFNKKLLGKFQIYNALCAIEVAIQLRGQGYYIDNQAIIEGIATTFFPARMEILNKNPLVILDGAHNQSGSAVLAEMISNLNCDNINIIIGTLRTKDYEEIMKTLLPRANMAIVVAPESKKAAEVDALAATAEKYCDDVQAFADYKEAVKFGMESTKKEDALIICGSLYLASDVRKLFKNN, encoded by the coding sequence ATGAATATTAATGAAACTTATGAATTTTTAGATACTCTTGCAATGTTTGGCCAAAAAAGTGGGCACGAAGCATTTTTGAAGCTTTTGGCAAAGATAGATAATCCGCATCAAAATTTAAAAATAGTTCATGTTGCAGGCACTAATGGAAAGGGCTCAACTTCGGCAATGATTTCAAATATTTTGGTAAAAGCTGGGTTTAAAACCGGTCTATTTATAAGCCCTTTTGTATTGGAGTTTCGTGAACGCATTCAGTTAAATGGAGCCATGATTTCTGAGGATGATCTATGCATGTGTGCGACGATAGTGAAAGATAATATGGCAGAAACTAGGTATGGGTATTTTGAAGTTGTGACTGCTATTGCTTTTTTGTATTATAAAATGAAGGGATGCGACGTCGTTGTATTAGAAGTGGGGTTGGGAGGGCGACTTGATTCAACCAATGTAATTGCAGCTCCGTTGGTAACTGTAATAATGTCGATAGGACTTGATCATACGGCTATATTGGGAAATACGATAGAAGCGATCGCCGCGGAGAAGGCAGGGATTATCAAAGGTGGCGTTGCAGTTGTCTATCCACTTTTGGACGCAGCGGCGCTGGCTGTAATTGAGAAAAAATGTATCGCAACAGATACTAAGTTAATAGTTCCAAATCTACACACATTAAAAATCGCTGAGGATAATTTTTATAGAAAATTTGTATATAAAGACATGGAGTTTAATAAAAAATTATTGGGAAAATTTCAAATTTATAATGCGCTATGTGCCATAGAAGTTGCAATACAATTGAGAGGGCAAGGATATTATATTGATAACCAAGCAATAATTGAAGGGATAGCGACAACGTTTTTTCCTGCAAGAATGGAAATATTGAATAAAAATCCGCTTGTGATTCTAGATGGTGCGCATAATCAAAGTGGCAGTGCCGTATTGGCCGAAATGATATCAAATTTAAACTGCGATAATATAAACATTATTATAGGAACATTAAGAACTAAAGATTATGAAGAAATCATGAAAACGTTGTTACCACGTGCAAATATGGCAATAGTAGTTGCACCAGAAAGCAAGAAAGCTGCAGAAGTAGATGCGCTAGCTGCAACAGCCGAGAAGTATTGTGATGATGTACAGGCATTTGCAGATTACAAAGAAGCGGTAAAATTTGGAATGGAAAGCACAAAAAAAGAAGACGCACTGATTATATGCGGCTCCTTGTATCTGGCGTCAGATGTGAGAAAGCTATTTAAAAATAATTAA